Proteins from a genomic interval of Geodermatophilus obscurus DSM 43160:
- a CDS encoding M28 family peptidase, with the protein MRSRDDTTARAPRPVVGIAASAVLLLVAVLAVLAMAPARPRAADAAVEVFSAARALDQLAHVAVVPRPVGSPGHALARGHLLATLGAWGWRTEVHQAVGATDFEEAGTQPVALVRNVVATWPGTDPTGTVVLAAHYDTVAGSPGAADDGIGVGTVLEVARALSAEDAAPLRNDVVVLLTDAEEPGLLGAEAFARERAASLGETVVLNHEARGAWGAPTTFRTTSPNGVLLEALSGAPGASADSASEAAFEALPNGTDFTPLTGAGLHALDTAIAAGSAHYHSPVDDLAHLSPASVQQMGDTSLAVARDLAAADLATVAAGGGQVVTTLPWGLLRYPQAAEGPLALAALTGATALVALRRRRRALTLPRTALSALVAVVLLAAAGTAGWATWQLALLVDPGQASAVVGDPYRPTAYGVAVLLAAAGMVLGGYASVRSRLGPAAVATGALTALAVAGALLVLVPGVSGLLVLPVLCAVVGSLAAEVIPPRAAAVRAAAVLVGSAGATLLLGPGAWVAADVGLATGGPAAAAFLCVLLLLVLPVVDLAWPLPHTPRRRQVRRTAAVPTAVLLLAVGMTAAGLVINRAGATAPRQEQLEYVLDADARTALWTSRTGPRSTWSAELLTRSPARLDDVLPRAGDAPLAHGPAPLVDLAAPEVAVVADTARDGQRELVLRLSSARGAAAVGLWVDAAGATVRGARVAGRELPLNGAFGPWDFGFVLEGAPADGVEVRLLLDQRAGALALRIADRSDDLAAVPGAIPPRGRVLVTPHLWVVRGIEL; encoded by the coding sequence ATGCGCAGTCGCGACGACACGACTGCGCGGGCCCCGCGGCCCGTGGTCGGCATCGCCGCATCGGCGGTCCTGCTGCTGGTCGCCGTCCTGGCGGTGCTCGCCATGGCCCCGGCACGACCGCGGGCGGCGGACGCGGCGGTGGAGGTGTTCAGCGCTGCACGAGCCCTCGACCAGCTGGCGCACGTCGCCGTCGTCCCGCGCCCGGTGGGGTCGCCCGGCCACGCCCTCGCCCGTGGACACCTGCTCGCCACCCTCGGGGCCTGGGGCTGGCGCACCGAGGTGCACCAGGCCGTGGGGGCCACCGACTTCGAGGAGGCCGGCACCCAGCCGGTGGCGCTCGTGCGCAACGTCGTCGCCACCTGGCCGGGCACCGACCCCACCGGCACGGTGGTGCTCGCCGCGCACTACGACACCGTCGCCGGCTCCCCGGGTGCCGCCGACGACGGCATCGGGGTGGGCACCGTGCTGGAGGTGGCGCGGGCGCTGAGCGCCGAGGACGCCGCCCCGCTGCGCAACGACGTCGTGGTGCTGCTGACCGACGCCGAGGAGCCCGGCCTGCTCGGCGCCGAGGCCTTCGCCCGTGAGCGCGCGGCCTCGCTCGGGGAGACGGTGGTGCTCAACCACGAGGCCCGCGGGGCGTGGGGAGCCCCGACCACCTTCCGGACGACGTCCCCGAACGGGGTGCTGCTCGAGGCGCTGTCGGGTGCGCCGGGGGCCTCGGCCGACTCCGCCTCCGAGGCGGCCTTCGAGGCACTGCCCAACGGCACCGACTTCACCCCGCTCACCGGGGCCGGCCTGCACGCGCTCGACACGGCGATCGCCGCCGGCAGCGCCCACTACCACTCGCCCGTCGACGACCTGGCGCACCTGAGCCCCGCCTCCGTGCAGCAGATGGGCGACACCAGCCTCGCGGTGGCCCGCGACCTCGCCGCAGCGGACCTGGCCACGGTCGCAGCCGGCGGCGGGCAGGTGGTCACGACCCTGCCCTGGGGCCTGCTGCGGTACCCGCAGGCGGCGGAGGGACCGCTGGCCCTCGCCGCGCTCACCGGCGCGACGGCGCTGGTGGCGCTGCGCCGGCGCCGGCGCGCACTGACGCTGCCGCGCACCGCGCTGTCCGCCCTCGTCGCGGTGGTGCTGCTGGCCGCCGCCGGGACCGCGGGGTGGGCGACGTGGCAGCTGGCGCTGCTGGTCGACCCCGGCCAGGCCTCCGCGGTGGTCGGGGACCCGTACCGGCCCACCGCCTACGGGGTGGCGGTGCTGCTGGCGGCTGCCGGCATGGTCCTGGGTGGGTACGCCTCGGTCCGCTCCCGACTGGGTCCAGCCGCGGTCGCCACCGGTGCGCTGACCGCGCTGGCCGTCGCCGGAGCGCTCCTGGTGCTGGTACCCGGGGTCTCCGGCCTGCTGGTCCTGCCGGTGCTCTGCGCCGTCGTCGGGTCCCTGGCCGCGGAGGTGATACCCCCGCGGGCGGCCGCCGTGCGCGCCGCCGCGGTCCTGGTCGGCTCGGCGGGCGCCACCCTGCTGCTCGGGCCGGGCGCCTGGGTCGCCGCGGACGTCGGGCTGGCCACGGGCGGGCCCGCCGCTGCGGCGTTCCTCTGCGTGCTCCTGCTGCTGGTGCTGCCCGTGGTCGACCTCGCCTGGCCGCTGCCGCACACGCCCCGGCGCCGGCAGGTGCGGAGGACGGCCGCGGTGCCGACGGCGGTGCTCCTCCTCGCGGTGGGAATGACGGCCGCCGGGCTCGTGATCAACCGGGCAGGCGCCACGGCGCCGCGCCAGGAACAGCTGGAGTACGTCCTCGACGCCGACGCCAGGACGGCGCTGTGGACCTCGCGCACCGGCCCGCGCAGCACCTGGAGCGCCGAGCTGCTGACCCGGTCCCCCGCCCGGCTCGACGACGTCCTCCCCCGCGCGGGGGACGCCCCGCTCGCCCACGGGCCCGCACCGTTGGTCGACCTGGCGGCGCCGGAGGTCGCGGTCGTGGCCGACACGGCCCGCGACGGGCAGCGCGAGCTGGTCCTGCGCCTGTCCTCCGCTCGCGGCGCTGCTGCGGTGGGCCTGTGGGTGGACGCCGCCGGCGCCACGGTGCGCGGCGCGCGTGTCGCCGGCCGGGAGCTGCCGCTCAACGGCGCGTTCGGCCCCTGGGACTTCGGGTTCGTCCTCGAGGGCGCGCCGGCGGACGGTGTCGAGGTCCGCCTGCTGCTGGACCAGCGCGCCGGTGCGCTGGCGCTGCGCATCGCCGACCGCAGCGACGACCTCGCTGCCGTGCCCGGCGCCATCCCGCCACGGGGACGGGTGCTCGTGACCCCTCACCTGTGGGTGGTGCGCGGGATCGAGCTGTGA
- a CDS encoding NUDIX domain-containing protein: protein MVEPARPGEYEVLATETVHEGRIITLVKETVAMPGGGDSVREIVRHIGAVAVAAVDDEGRIVMVRQYRHPVRGYLWELPAGLRDADGEAPLATAKRELAEEAGLAAERWSLLANSYSTPGFCSEQILVYLAEGLSAVDRPEGFVVEHEELDMTVERVPLDEAVQRVFSGGIRNSSAVIGVLAAAQVRATAPQLRPADAE from the coding sequence ATGGTGGAGCCCGCCCGGCCGGGGGAGTACGAGGTCCTCGCCACCGAGACGGTGCACGAGGGCCGCATCATCACGCTGGTCAAGGAGACCGTCGCCATGCCCGGCGGCGGGGACAGCGTCCGGGAGATCGTGCGGCACATCGGTGCGGTGGCCGTCGCCGCGGTGGACGACGAGGGGCGGATCGTGATGGTCCGCCAGTACCGCCACCCGGTCCGCGGCTACCTGTGGGAGCTGCCCGCGGGCCTGCGTGACGCGGACGGCGAGGCCCCGCTGGCCACCGCTAAGCGGGAGCTGGCCGAGGAGGCGGGCCTCGCCGCTGAGCGCTGGTCGCTGCTGGCGAACAGCTACAGCACGCCGGGCTTCTGCAGCGAGCAGATCCTCGTCTACCTCGCCGAGGGGCTGTCGGCCGTCGACCGGCCGGAGGGCTTCGTCGTCGAGCACGAGGAGCTGGACATGACCGTGGAGCGGGTGCCGCTGGACGAGGCGGTGCAGCGGGTCTTCTCCGGGGGGATCCGCAACTCCTCGGCGGTCATCGGCGTCCTGGCCGCGGCGCAGGTCCGGGCGACCGCGCCGCAGCTGCGTCCCGCCGACGCTGAATGA
- a CDS encoding CTP synthase — protein MRGLLHNSQPTKFVFVTGGVVSSLGKGLTASSLGALLSSRGLRVTMQKLDPYLNVDPGTMNPFQHGEVFVTEDGAETDLDIGHYERFLDTDLTGRSNVTTGQVYSEVIAKERRGEYLGDTVQVIPHITNEIKSRIMAAAEGPERVDVVITEVGGTVGDIESLPFLEAARQVRHEIGRDNCFFLHISLVPYIAPSGELKTKPTQHSVAALRNIGIQPDALVCRSDREIGTGLKRKISLMCDVDAEGVISCPDAPSIYDIPKVLHREGLDAYVVRRLGLPFRDVDWTVWGDLLDRVHAPKQTVTIALVGKYIDLPDAYLSVTEALRAGGFAHRSRVQIRWVPSDDCQTPEGAERALAGVDGVCIPGGFGVRGIDGKLGAIRHARVNGVPLLGLCLGLQCMVIEAARNLAGLPEANSAEFDADTPDAVIATMASQVDVVAGRGDMGGTMRLGSYPASLQKGSVVAQAYGACEITERHRHRYEVANAYRDRIGEAGLVFSGTSPDGLLVEFAELPREVHPFFVGTQAHPELKSRPTRPHPLFAAFVQAAIDFSESARLPVPIDEAEKVGI, from the coding sequence ATGAGGGGTCTCCTCCACAACTCCCAGCCGACGAAGTTCGTCTTCGTCACCGGCGGAGTCGTCTCCTCCCTCGGCAAGGGCCTGACGGCCAGCTCCCTCGGGGCCCTGCTGTCCAGCCGTGGCCTGCGGGTCACGATGCAGAAGCTGGACCCCTACCTCAACGTCGACCCCGGCACGATGAACCCGTTCCAGCACGGCGAGGTCTTCGTCACCGAGGACGGCGCCGAGACCGACCTGGACATCGGGCACTACGAGCGGTTCCTCGACACCGACCTCACCGGCCGGTCGAACGTGACCACCGGCCAGGTGTACTCCGAGGTGATCGCCAAGGAGCGCCGCGGGGAGTACCTCGGCGACACCGTGCAGGTCATCCCGCACATCACCAACGAGATCAAGTCGCGCATCATGGCCGCGGCCGAGGGCCCCGAGCGCGTGGACGTCGTCATCACCGAGGTCGGCGGCACCGTCGGCGACATCGAGTCGCTGCCCTTCCTCGAGGCCGCCCGCCAGGTGCGCCACGAGATCGGCCGGGACAACTGCTTCTTCCTGCACATCTCGCTGGTGCCCTACATCGCGCCGTCCGGTGAGCTGAAGACCAAGCCGACCCAGCACTCGGTCGCCGCGCTGCGCAACATCGGCATCCAGCCCGACGCGCTGGTCTGCCGCTCGGACCGGGAGATCGGCACCGGGCTCAAGCGCAAGATCAGCCTGATGTGCGACGTCGACGCCGAGGGCGTCATCTCCTGCCCCGACGCGCCGTCGATCTACGACATCCCCAAGGTGCTGCACCGCGAGGGCCTGGACGCCTACGTCGTCCGCCGGCTGGGCCTGCCGTTCCGTGACGTCGACTGGACCGTGTGGGGCGACCTGCTCGACCGGGTCCACGCGCCGAAGCAGACGGTGACCATCGCGCTGGTCGGCAAGTACATCGACCTGCCCGACGCCTACCTGTCGGTGACCGAGGCGCTGCGGGCCGGCGGGTTCGCGCACCGCAGCCGGGTGCAGATCCGCTGGGTGCCCTCCGACGACTGCCAGACCCCCGAGGGCGCCGAGCGGGCGCTGGCCGGCGTCGACGGCGTCTGCATCCCGGGCGGGTTCGGCGTCCGCGGCATCGACGGCAAGCTGGGCGCGATCCGGCACGCGCGGGTCAACGGCGTCCCGCTGCTGGGCCTGTGCCTGGGCCTGCAGTGCATGGTCATCGAGGCGGCGCGCAACCTGGCCGGGTTGCCGGAGGCCAACTCCGCCGAGTTCGACGCGGACACCCCCGACGCGGTCATCGCGACGATGGCCAGCCAGGTCGACGTCGTCGCCGGGCGGGGCGACATGGGCGGCACGATGCGGCTGGGCAGCTACCCGGCGTCCCTGCAGAAGGGCTCGGTCGTCGCGCAGGCCTACGGCGCATGCGAGATCACCGAGCGGCACCGGCACCGCTACGAGGTGGCCAACGCCTACCGCGACCGGATCGGCGAGGCCGGGTTGGTCTTCTCCGGCACCTCGCCCGACGGCCTGCTGGTCGAGTTCGCCGAGCTGCCGCGCGAGGTGCACCCGTTCTTCGTCGGCACCCAGGCGCACCCGGAGCTCAAGAGCCGCCCGACCCGGCCGCACCCGCTGTTCGCGGCGTTCGTGCAGGCGGCGATCGACTTCTCCGAGTCCGCCCGGCTGCCGGTGCCGATCGACGAGGCCGAGAAGGTGGGGATCTGA